GGGCTTTACCCCATTGAAGTCCATCGCATACCGCCTCAACCAATGACGCTGATCCTGCAAAGTGACCAATTTGAGGTGCACAGTTCGCCGGTCCGGCATTTGATTCCAACCATTGGCTTACGCATCTGCAATCGCTGGAGCGGCGAGAGCGTTGCCTATTCCTGTGACACCGAACCCTGCGAGGAAGTGGTTGAGTTAAGCCAGGGGGTTAAAGCACTGATTCATGAAGCGGTTGGTGAATATCGAGGACACACTTCGCCTTCCCAGGCGGGAGAGATCGCCAGACGCGCTGGAGCGCAGGCTTTATACCTGATCCATTATCCTTCAGAGGATGGACAGATTCAAGATTGGGAAACGCTGGCTCACTCAACCTTTGATGGCCGGGTAGGTTTAGCTCAGGACGGCCTGAAAATTCCCTTTTAACTTACCACCCTTCCATAAAGGGCAGCCATTCTTCGTTGCCTGCCAGATGACGGGCAAACAGATAAGCTGCGTTGGCAGGCGGCGCTTTTGGAGGTCGCAACAAGCGCATATTGACCTGTTCGGGCGTGTGGCTTCCTTTGCGATGGTTACAGGCCGGGCAGGCAGCAACCAGGTTTTCCCACACATATTGACCCCCAAAACGGCGCGGGATGACATGGTCAACCGTCAGATAAGGCGTGCGTTGTCCACAGTATTGGCAGGTGTAATCATCGCGGCGCAGAATTTCTTTCTTCGTCAGACGCACCGTCGGGCGAGGGCGTCTGACCATTTGCTCTAACCGGATGATCGAGGGACGAGGATAGGTGCGGGAAACGGTGTGGATTTCACCTCTCCCGTTCATCACCAGACTGGCTTTGCCGCTCAGCACCAGCATGATCGCTCGCCGGGTCGTACAGACATTGATCGGCTCAAAGTTGGCGTTGAGAACAAGAACTGGCTCGTGCATTGCTTGCTCCTGGTGTTGTTGAAATTATAGCACAGCAAGGGGTGAAAAATTGATGAGAGAAGGGTTTGTTAAGGATTCATAGCATTGTAAAGCATTTGAGATAAGAGATTTGCCTTTCAAGCTGAAGGTGGTAGAGCGTTGCCACCTCAGAGACCCTTCATTGCCGGATGCAGCGTTATTGGAGAGCCACTATATAAGTTTCTCCCTCAGCCTTAATGGTTATGAGGATAAATATTACGAAAAGAAATGCAGAAACGCGTTAGCCAAACTTGTAAAAACCGATTTTATGATAAAATACCTGAACCTATCAGCCATCCCATGCAAGGAAGTGCCCTATGGCAAGCTATCTCGATCAGATCTGCCAAGCCGTTGTCGAAGGGGATGATGTTTCAATCGTAGAAGTTGTCCAGGAAGCCTTGAAGGCGGGGGAAAGTCCGTTGCGCATTTTGAACGAGGGCTTAATGCCCGGCGCAGACATTGTTGGAAAACGCTTTGAAGAAGGAGAATATTTTCTGCCCGATTTAATGCTGGCCGGGCGCGCCTTAAAAGCCGCAATGGAAATCCTCAAGCCGTTACTCGCTTCAGCCGCGGCGGCAGATCCAAGCCTCAAAAAAGCTAAAATTGTCATCGCTACCGTCCAAACCGACATTCACGACATCGGTAAAAACATCGTTGCTTCCATGCTGGCAGCCGCCGGCTACGATGTGATCGACATGGGAGTGGATGTGCCGCTCAATTCGATCATCGACAAAGCAGAGGAAACCAAAGCAGACATCATCGCTCTTTCTGCCTTGTTGACAACCTCTATGCCCTATATGAAGGATCTGATTGATCTATTGCAGGCGCGTGGTTTGCGCCAGAAGTACCGCGTGATGGTTGGAGGCGCTTCGGTGACTCCCGAGTGGGCAGAGAGCATCGGCGCAGATGGCACAGGGCGAGATGCTGTAGAAGCTGTCCGCCTGGCGCGGCGCTTACTTGGCGAAAACTAGGAGAAGACCATGCGCGACTATCTTGAACTTCTCGATCGAGCTTATACAGGAGAGTATATCTCGGAAGAGAACTGGGATCTCGAAAAAGTTGCCGCAACCACGCGGCGTCTGGTCAAGAAATATCGCCTGGAATGGGATCGCAATCAGGTGATTCCCACCGACCATGCCTTAATCGATTCGATATTCCAGGCCGGATTGGAGCTGGCAGTCGAGTTGGGTGTCTACTGCCGTTCCACAGAGCGGATTATCCACTTAAAACCGGAGGAAATCGAAGAAGGCCTCCGCACCATGCCAAAAACCCTGGTCATGGGAGAAGGCAAAGACGCCCGCTCGCTTTACGCACGTCGGATCGGAGACGAACGAGCCCCTCTCTTTTTTGGGGGGAGCCCAGGTTCGCCTATTCCCGAAGAATATTTCCTGGAAAACGTCCTTTCTTATGCCCGGGAGCCGTTGATCGATTTGCTTACCTGTGGCACCTTAACCGAGATCGGTGGGCGATCGGTGCGCACCGGTCAACCTCTGGAGATTGTCGCCACCCGCAGAGAATTGCAACTTCTCCACACTGCGCTTGCCCGAACTGGTCGTCCTGGGATGGGGATGTTAGCCGCCCAATCCAGCGTCTCCGAATTAGGAGACCTGGCCGTTGCGCATCCAAACCTCTTACGCCGCTGCGACTCGCATCTGGTGCCCTTATTGAACGAGTTGAAATTAGATTTTCGGAATATGGCGCGGGCAGTCAATTCGTGGGAATACGGCATGATCAATGCGTCGCTACCCTGTGTCATTGTGGGCGGCCTGGGAGGCGGACCGCCCGGTTCGGCGGTTATCAATGTGGCTTCATTTATCGTATCCAACCTGGTCTGCCTGGCAGATTACCACATTCTCCATCCGATCCACATCCGCCATGTAGCAACTTCCACGCGCGAAGTGCTGTGGGTCATCAGTGCCGTCGGTCAAGCCTTTGCCCGCAACACTCCGGCGATCATCGTTGCCGATATCTATCCAAAGTCAGGGACAGGGACGGTTGAGTTGCTTTTCGAGACAGCAGCCAATGCAATCGTGAACTCCCTCTCGGCTTGTCATCTGGAAGGCTGCGGTTCAGCGGATGGCAAACTCCCTCACTGTTCTGGATTGGAAGCGCGCTGGATGGCAGAAGTTGCCCTTGCAGTTCATCAGCAGAAAATGACCCTTGAAGAGGCAAATACATGGGTCTTACGTCTTTTAGAAAAATACGAACATGTGTTTTCACAGGAAGGAGGCAATCCAGGCAAACCATTCGATCAGGTATATGACTTAAAAACCTTGCGACCCACTGCCGAGTGGCAGGCACTCTATGATCAAGTCAAAACGGAACTGAAAGGGGAGGGTTTAATTATTTAGAGGCTGCTAACATCTATAGCAAGGGCTATCACCAATAATTTTTATCTTTCTAAGGAGGTTTTGCTATGACACTACCCGTAATGTTGCTCATCAATGTCCTTATCGTTGTCATTCTGGGGGTCCTTGCCCGCTTTGTTAAGCCCGGCAAGCAAGAGAGTGCCGAGGGTTGGAACATCGGTTTCACCAACCGAGACCTGATCCTGATGGCAGTGATCGCAGCCATCTCCGGGGTCATCAACACCGGCACAGGAATCCTGTGGAATGCTGCCAATGCTGCCGGTGGTCCTCTGGCGGGGGCTGCCTTGCAAGGGGCGTTCATGTGGTCTTATATTCTGGCTTTCTTCCTCGTCCGCAAGCCCGGAGCGATGTTGATCGTTGCCGTTCTGGATACGGCTGTGGAGGCTTTATTGGGAAATCCCTCTGGAATAGCCACCATCGGGTGGGGTTTGACCCAGGGGCTGGCTGCCGAAGTTGTCCTGGCAATTTGTAATTATGGTTTCTTCAACTGGTTTAGCCTGGGCTTAGCCGGAGCGGCTGCCTCTCAATTTGGCACCGTCTGGACGGCTTATCTCTTCGGTTGGGATACAACACCCGAAGTCGTCAGCCAATACTGGATCGCCGCGCCCATTAACCTGGTGTCTGGTTTTATCCTCTCAGGTTTGCTGGGGTTGGCTTTAGGCAAAATGATTGCCCGCACCGGGCTGGTGCGAGCCACACGCTCCTCCTGATCGGACCAAGGATAACATGGCTTCATCATCGCCTGCACCGCTGGTCATCTTTGATCGGGTGACTTTCTACCATTTTGAGCGAACCACGCCGGCGTTGAGCGAGGTTAGTTTTGTTTTGCCGCGTGGTTCGCTTACCTTGTTGGTCGGACCATCAGGATGCGGGAAATCCACCTTATGTATGCTGATGACCGGTATTGTTCCGCATCTCCTTGGAGGAGTCCTGACGGGGAAAGTACTGGTAGACGGGAAAGACGTTGCCAATACCGCTGTCAAGGACCTTGCTCTCTCAGCAGGGTTGCTCTTCCAGGATCCGGAATGGATGTTTGCAACCTTGCGGGTGGATGATGAGGTGGCTTTTGGACCAGAAAACCTCAAAATACCCAAAGCAGAAATCCACCAGCGGGTTGAAGATGCCTTGGAAACGGTGGGGCTATCTCGCTTCCGCCATCATCTGGTATGGGCGCTTTCCGGTGGGCAAATCCAAAAGCTGGGCTTTGCCTCGGTTTTAGCAATGCAACCTCCACTGATGATCCTGGATGAACCGACAGCCAATCTCGATCCCGCCACCACCCATGCCGTGCATGAATTGATCCTACGCCTGCGCCAGCAAGGGAAGACCATCGTCATTGTCAGTAAAGACCTGGACGAATTCATTGCTGAAGCAGATCAACTCATCTACCTGTCGGAAGGAAAAATCATCGCCCAGGGGCAACCCCGCCAGGTCATCCATCAGGCTGGCCTGCACATGTTGCAGGCAGGGGTCTGGCTTCCCGAACCCACCGAAATTGGCTTACGTCTGCAAGAACTTGGCAAACTCAACCCAGACACGCTGCCTCTTACGGTTGCCGAAGCCAGACAGGCATTTTCTCACCTCTCCTTTGCCTCAACCCCAGGCGATGCACCCAACTCAAAGCCCATCGGTGAGGCTTTGATTGAGGCAGAAAACCTGCAATATGCCTATAACCCTAAGGTTACGGCTTTGCGGGGTGTATCCTTTACGGTTCGGCAGGGTGAGCTTCTGGCGATCATCGGTCAAAACGGGGCCGGGAAAAGCACCCTGGCAAAGCTACTGGTTGGCTTAATTAAACCAACCGGCGGCGTGCTTCGCCTGTTCGGTAAAGACGCAAGACATTGGAACGTAGCCGAACTGGCAAACTATATTGCTCTGGTGTTTCAAAATCCCGAACATCAATTCCTGTGCGATACGGTTTTTGAAGAGCTTTCCTATAGTTTATTGGCAAAAGGCATTACCGATCCAGCCGAGATTCAAGCCAGGGTGGTAGAGACCTTGCGTGAGCTGGATTTACAAGGAGACGCCCAAACGCATCCCTTCGCCCTTTCAGAAGGTGCAAAACGGCGCCTGGGGGTGGCAACCATGCTGGTTGGCGGTGGCGCTCAGGTCTTGATCGTTGATGAACCTACTTACGGGCAGGATCGGCGCATGACAGAACGATTGATGGATTACATCAATCAACTGCGCCAGGCAGGCATCACTGTGATCATGATCACCCATGACATGCGTCTGGTCGAAGCGCACATTGATCGCGCCATTGTCATGGCAGAGGGACGCATTCTATACGATGGCGACCCGCAGACGCTCTTCTCCTTAGAGGAGGTCATCCGGCAAGCAAATTTGCGTCCAACAGCGTTAAATCGCCTGCTCACCGATTTGCGTCAAGAGGGCATCAGCATCCCTGCTGACATCAACACTGTAAGAAAATTCATCCAGGCCGTCCAATGAGCGAACAACTCTTAGCCTACGTTGAAAAAGAATCCGTCATCCACCGCGCAGATGCGCTAAGCAAATTGCTTTGGGTTGTGATTGTTGTCGTAGCCACGTTTCAGTTTCAGACGACGTATACCCGGGCCTTGATGTTTTGCGTGCTGTTATTCACTGCCCTGGTTTTAGCGAAAGTGCCCATCAGGTCAATCTGGCGAGTTTCTCCCTTGATTTTTGGGGTAGCATTTTTATTGGGAGCATTCCACTATGTGGTCACAAAGGGTACTACCCCGCTGTTCAGCATCGGCACTTCTGTGATCTATCGCGAACCACTGGAGGCCGGCGGAGCTTATTTCTTCCGCCTGGCGATCATGGTGTTGGCTTCTTTTCTGCTGATCTGGACTACCGACACTTACCAACTCATGGTGGGGCTGGCATATCTTGGCTTACCCTATCGCTATGCTTTTGCGATCTTCATGGCCCTGCGTTATATCCCGTTAATCCAGAGAGAAGTGGAGGCAGTGCGCGCCGCTCACGCCATTCGGGGCAAGGCTGCGCAATCCCCCTTGAAACATCGCTTCCGCCTGTGGCAAAGATATCTTTTTACTGTAATCGTCAACGGCCTGCGCAAAGCAGAAAATACAGCCATCGCCATTGAAGCCCGCGGCTTTGGCGCCTATCCGGAACGAACTTACTGGAAGGAATTTCGCTGGACGCGTAGCGGTCTATTGCTGATGAGTACCTTTGCGGTTTTCTGTATGGCTCTAATTATCTGGGAAGAGTACTTTCTGTAACCTTGAACAACCCGGATGAAAAAATCTTCACTCCCGAACCTGCACCGCGCAGCGGTGAGCGCAACGCCTGGATTTTGGCGTTTTTAATGGTGGTGCTCTGGCTGGTTTTCAGACTCACCTCCTGGAATTTGCCAATTACGGTCGAGATCCTGGTAATTTTTACCCTGGGCGCAGCGCTTCTGATCAGCTTTGGCAATTGGGTCGAGCGCAAAACCATCCTCACCCTTACGAACGATGGCGTGCGTTTTGAAAACGGTTTGCGCAATATTCGCCTTGGTTGGGAGGAGATCGAGGAAGTGCGCGTGCGCCCGGCTGTATGGGGTAAGCGCGTGCAGGTGCGCAGCAAACAAACCCGCTTTGATTTTCACACCCTGGGGGAAGTCAAATATAAGGGGAGCGTGCAGGCAAAGACTGGCTTTGCTCAAGGAGACGAGATCGTCCGCCAGATCGTCCTGAACAGTGGTTTGCGTATCGCCGATCAATTGGGGGACGAAATGGTCTATCAACGACCCTTTGTTCCCAAATAAGGTGAGGTAAAATAAAGAGACCTTCTGGCAAATTGTTCTGGAGTGCCAGATACAGAGATTTGTGATTTTTAGGGAGATGTATGGCTCACCTGCAAACAGGCTGTTTTATCACCGGCAGAAAGTATAACCCACGGAGCAGGCAGAGACTTTTTTCAGCAGATCTGCCATTGCAGTGCTCCTCACGGTTCGTACTTTCCGTTTATTCAGATTTGCAAAGCTGCAATAAACCTTTGGATGGTGGAGTTGCCCAATGACCTTATCTATGACCATTGACCAACAAGTCGAATACCTGATGCGCGGCACCGAGTATGGCGATGAGGAACTCAAGAAAGCCTTCACCGAGGAATTACGCCAGCGCCTGATTGAAGCCCAACAAGAAGGCCGCCCTCTGCGGGTTTATTGCGGCTACGACCCTCGCACAGCAGATTTACATCTTGGCCACACCATCACCATGCGCAAGTTACGCCAGTTCCAGGAACTGGGTCATGAAGTGACTTTTTTAATCGGCACTTACACCTCGTTGATCGGCGATCCGTCGGACAAAGATGTCCTGCGTCCCCAGCTTTCACCCGAAGAAGTGGAACGCAACGCCCGCACCTACGCCGAGCAGGCATATAAAGTCCTGGATCCTCAAAAGACAATCATTCGCTACAATGCAGAATGGCTCTCGAAGTTGACCTTTGCCGATTTAATCCACCTGGCTTCCAATTTCACCATTCAACAGTTTCTGACCCGCGAGAATTTTCGCCTGCGGTGGGAGCGCAATGATCCGATTTATCTACACGAAACCTTCTACTCCCTCATGCAAGGCTACGATGCTTATGCCTTAAAAGCCGATTGCCAGGTAGGCGGCACCGATCAACTCTTTAATATAGCCACCGCTGCCCGCAAGATTATGACCTTCCTAGGGGAAAAGCCCAATATCCCCATTATCATGGCGATCCTGCCCGGCACGGATGGGGTAGTGCGGATGAGTAAATCACTGGGCAACCACATCCCGTTGAACACCACCGCTGACGATATGTACGGCAAGGTGATGAGCATCCCCGATTTCGCCATGGGCAGTTACTTCCGATTGGTAACGCGCTGGCAAAGTGAATATATCCAGGAGTTAGAAGAAGGGATGACGAGCGGCAAATATCATCCGCGGGACGTCAAGATGAAACTCGCTCGCGAGATCACCGCAATCTTTTATGGAGACCAGGCAGCCGAAGAAGCCGAACAAAACTTTGTGCGCGTCTTTCAACAGCGGGAAGCGCCCGAGGAAATGCCCGTCTATCAGCTTCGACCTGGACAGACCGTGCTGGAAGTCCTGCTGGCAGCCGGGTTGGTCGGCAGTAAAAGCGAAGGACGGCGACTGATTGACCAACAGGGTGTGCGTTTGGACGGTGACCTCCTGGGTGATCCCAACCAGCCCTTCCCCCACGGCGGAGTGTTGCAGGTAGGCAAACGGCGCTTCGTGCGGGTGATGGAACAATAATACCCTGCTTTCAGGTGTCTTTTACTTTTTAAGGCTGAACATCTTGAGATCACTGACTGCGTGCGCGGGGCAGTGAACGAAGCAATTTAACCCAATCTTTACCTGTCCCCAACAAATTTGTTATTGATTCGGGGAACTTTTTCTGCTATAGTGGGGTTAAGATTAATACAGGATGAGTGTCTGGTTAATCGAAGTGAGGCAGAAGAATGTTCGACCCGGTTATCGTTATCCCTATCCTTCTCGTCGTGTTGATCATGGCGGGTTGCGTCTGGGCAGGTCTGGATGCACCTCGTTCGTGAACAAAGCGATCGAGCCAGGAGGCAAGCTTTAGAGGTGAAGTCGCGCCGCTGACTTCGATCTCTACACCCTGAACTGTCCCTTGTGACGGATCAGTTCACGTATGCGCGGCTGCAGGTAGCGAATGATGGGGGACGGCTGCGAGGGCTGCCAACCTCGGATGGCTTCTTCTAAATTTTCTTCCCACGGAGTTTCATCGTGCCAGATCTGTCCTGGCTCTTGCGCCTGCTCCAGGATGGCGATAGCCTGGAGCAAGACCTGGCGTTGCCTGTGACGATCACCGGGTTTTCCCAGCGGCTGTCCAAAGGGGTGCTCAACCGCCAGGGTGCGCGGCACGCCGATTTTTTCTGCCCAATAGGGCATATTGGTAATCAACAGGGTGGCAAAACCTTGCGCTTCAAAAAACCGCGCCAGCACGGGCGCGTTGATGGCACAGTCTGGTCAAACGGGGGTTAGAAGCAGCCCATCAACTCCTTCGCCCTGCAAAGCCAACGCCACCTGAGGGGCAGAAGTCTCTAACCAGGCGCGCGGATTGGGCGGAAAACCCTGATAGCCCATAAAGGAATATGCCTGAGCAGCCAGGCTACCAATCCTTCCTTCTGCCACCAGTTCGCGCATGCGCTGGACAGGAAAGACCACGTTCAGGTCTTGCAGGATGGGCAAAGGGTTGATGTGCAGATGGCTGATTCCGATCTGGTCAGGTGAGCAATCGGTCGGTATCGGGCGGTAGGTGGCATCCCCCCAGGTTGGCTCTGCCTGTTCGCGTTCGGTGTCAAATGGAGGCTGAACCTCCTTACAGTACAAGCCGGCGGTGGTGATCAGACTCAGTTTGCACTGCGAGAGCGGTTTGGTGAGCGGTGTCCAGGGAATCTCGCCCTCTACCAGCGGTTGTTGGTTACGGTAGAAAGCTGCGATCAGGCGCGGCAGGAATTTGAAACTGTCAACCATTAAACGTTAAAGCGAATATACAGAATATCGCCATCCTGAACAACATACTCTTTGCCTTCGATGCGCATCTGTCCGGCTGCCCGCACAGCCGCACTGCTGCCATAAGCTACAAAGGTCTCGTAGGGAATCACTTCAGCCCGGATGAAACCCCGCTCAAAATCGGTGTGAATCACACCGGCAGCTTTGGGTGCTGTCCAACCACGAGGAATCGTCCACTGGCGCACTTCTTCTTCATTCATGGTGAAGAAACTGATCAACCCCAACAACTGATGGCTTTTACGAATGACCTGTTCCAGGCCGCCTTCCTGCACGCCAGCCAGTTGCAGGTATTCCTGCCGCTCTTGATCATTCAGCCCGGCCAGTTCCTGCTCTAACCTGGCACAGATCGCCAGCACTTCGATGCCCATTTCCTTGCCAACCTCGCGCACCTGATCCAGGTAAGAAGAACCCTGGGCCAGGCTGTCCTCATCTACATTGGCAACAAAGATCATCGGTTTGGCAGTCAATAAACGCAGTTCATGGTTAATGGCCTGGAATAAATCGCTGTCGCGTTGTGGAAAGGTAGCGGCAGGCTTTCCCTGGGCAAGATGCTCGCGCAGGGCCTGGGCAAGTTCCATCATGGGCAGGAGTTTCTTGTCCCCTTTTAATGCGCCGCTCAGGCGATCGATCTTGCGCTCAACAAGCTGTAAGTCGGCAAGGGTCAGCTCGAGCTG
This portion of the Anaerolineae bacterium genome encodes:
- a CDS encoding Tyrosyl-tRNA synthetase, with protein sequence MTLSMTIDQQVEYLMRGTEYGDEELKKAFTEELRQRLIEAQQEGRPLRVYCGYDPRTADLHLGHTITMRKLRQFQELGHEVTFLIGTYTSLIGDPSDKDVLRPQLSPEEVERNARTYAEQAYKVLDPQKTIIRYNAEWLSKLTFADLIHLASNFTIQQFLTRENFRLRWERNDPIYLHETFYSLMQGYDAYALKADCQVGGTDQLFNIATAARKIMTFLGEKPNIPIIMAILPGTDGVVRMSKSLGNHIPLNTTADDMYGKVMSIPDFAMGSYFRLVTRWQSEYIQELEEGMTSGKYHPRDVKMKLAREITAIFYGDQAAEEAEQNFVRVFQQREAPEEMPVYQLRPGQTVLEVLLAAGLVGSKSEGRRLIDQQGVRLDGDLLGDPNQPFPHGGVLQVGKRRFVRVMEQ
- a CDS encoding D-proline reductase — encoded protein: MVDSFKFLPRLIAAFYRNQQPLVEGEIPWTPLTKPLSQCKLSLITTAGLYCKEVQPPFDTEREQAEPTWGDATYRPIPTDCSPDQIGISHLHINPLPILQDLNVVFPVQRMRELVAEGRIGSLAAQAYSFMGYQGFPPNPRAWLETSAPQVALALQGEGVDGLLLTPVUPDCAINAPVLARFFEAQGFATLLITNMPYWAEKIGVPRTLAVEHPFGQPLGKPGDRHRQRQVLLQAIAILEQAQEPGQIWHDETPWEENLEEAIRGWQPSQPSPIIRYLQPRIRELIRHKGQFRV
- a CDS encoding HNH endonuclease family protein; its protein translation is MHEPVLVLNANFEPINVCTTRRAIMLVLSGKASLVMNGRGEIHTVSRTYPRPSIIRLEQMVRRPRPTVRLTKKEILRRDDYTCQYCGQRTPYLTVDHVIPRRFGGQYVWENLVAACPACNHRKGSHTPEQVNMRLLRPPKAPPANAAYLFARHLAGNEEWLPFMEGW
- a CDS encoding Monomethylamine:corrinoid methyltransferase, which encodes MRDYLELLDRAYTGEYISEENWDLEKVAATTRRLVKKYRLEWDRNQVIPTDHALIDSIFQAGLELAVELGVYCRSTERIIHLKPEEIEEGLRTMPKTLVMGEGKDARSLYARRIGDERAPLFFGGSPGSPIPEEYFLENVLSYAREPLIDLLTCGTLTEIGGRSVRTGQPLEIVATRRELQLLHTALARTGRPGMGMLAAQSSVSELGDLAVAHPNLLRRCDSHLVPLLNELKLDFRNMARAVNSWEYGMINASLPCVIVGGLGGGPPGSAVINVASFIVSNLVCLADYHILHPIHIRHVATSTREVLWVISAVGQAFARNTPAIIVADIYPKSGTGTVELLFETAANAIVNSLSACHLEGCGSADGKLPHCSGLEARWMAEVALAVHQQKMTLEEANTWVLRLLEKYEHVFSQEGGNPGKPFDQVYDLKTLRPTAEWQALYDQVKTELKGEGLII
- a CDS encoding Ribonuclease Z; protein product: MQNHSAELIILGSASAVPTIDHENTHLLVVGRDETLLIDCPNNPVVPLQKRGFDPLRITHLILTHFHADHVAGVAPFLMSSWLMGRKRPLHIYGLDETLGRFEKMMELFQWETWSGLYPIEVHRIPPQPMTLILQSDQFEVHSSPVRHLIPTIGLRICNRWSGESVAYSCDTEPCEEVVELSQGVKALIHEAVGEYRGHTSPSQAGEIARRAGAQALYLIHYPSEDGQIQDWETLAHSTFDGRVGLAQDGLKIPF
- a CDS encoding 5-methyltetrahydrofolate--homocysteine methyltransferase, encoding MASYLDQICQAVVEGDDVSIVEVVQEALKAGESPLRILNEGLMPGADIVGKRFEEGEYFLPDLMLAGRALKAAMEILKPLLASAAAADPSLKKAKIVIATVQTDIHDIGKNIVASMLAAAGYDVIDMGVDVPLNSIIDKAEETKADIIALSALLTTSMPYMKDLIDLLQARGLRQKYRVMVGGASVTPEWAESIGADGTGRDAVEAVRLARRLLGEN
- a CDS encoding Substrate-specific component YkoE of thiamin-regulated ECF transporter for HydroxyMethylPyrimidine, whose protein sequence is MTLPVMLLINVLIVVILGVLARFVKPGKQESAEGWNIGFTNRDLILMAVIAAISGVINTGTGILWNAANAAGGPLAGAALQGAFMWSYILAFFLVRKPGAMLIVAVLDTAVEALLGNPSGIATIGWGLTQGLAAEVVLAICNYGFFNWFSLGLAGAAASQFGTVWTAYLFGWDTTPEVVSQYWIAAPINLVSGFILSGLLGLALGKMIARTGLVRATRSS
- a CDS encoding GTP-binding and nucleic acid-binding protein YchF; this encodes MSLSIGIVGLPNVGKSSLFNALCKEQQAQVASYPFCTIQPNRAIVPIPDPRLDKLFELLGVSRKVPATIEFVDIAGLVKGASHGEGLGNQFLANIRDTQAILHVVRCFEDVNVAHVAAEINPRADIEIVQLELTLADLQLVERKIDRLSGALKGDKKLLPMMELAQALREHLAQGKPAATFPQRDSDLFQAINHELRLLTAKPMIFVANVDEDSLAQGSSYLDQVREVGKEMGIEVLAICARLEQELAGLNDQERQEYLQLAGVQEGGLEQVIRKSHQLLGLISFFTMNEEEVRQWTIPRGWTAPKAAGVIHTDFERGFIRAEVIPYETFVAYGSSAAVRAAGQMRIEGKEYVVQDGDILYIRFNV